The following coding sequences are from one Peromyscus eremicus chromosome X, PerEre_H2_v1, whole genome shotgun sequence window:
- the Gpkow gene encoding G-patch domain and KOW motifs-containing protein codes for MADPESVRPAAASPAPISFGFTRTSARRRLADTGDGEGRASEEKDFLTTVEGRELHSVNPPEAPKELVIPLIQNGSRRQPVAKSSKPSSETRTVLTSDGVLSLAVKELIEESKKSLEERENAGVDPTLTIPMIQKGCTPSGEGPDSEPQAETVPKEADYEAVPVEAYGLAMLRGMGWKPGKGIGNTFSQVVKPRVNSLRPKGLGLGANLMEAQALTSTGSHHSPRPDGDRKKDKEGQPQGLMPGGAVVVLSGPYRGLYGKVEGLDPDNVRAMVRLAAGNRIVTVSEYCLRPVSQQEFDSHASQPGHVSKTSTEQHRTTGTALSLKALQNQEDSRRRQKDSERKRKHSPDRQDEAVAKSEKAFAKNKHWLHRDLRVRFIDKLHKGGRYYNTKMTIEDVLSPDTCVCRTDEGRVLEGVREGMLETLIPKGEGYRVMVVLGPHAGKVGLLLSRDSVQSQALVQLGRENRVVELHYDTICQYVGPSVSDED; via the exons ATGGCGGACCCAGAAAGTGTACGGCCGGCTGCCGCTTCACCGGCCCCGATTTCTTTCGGTTTCACTCGCACGTCTGCCCGGAGGCGACTGGCAGACACCGGAGACGGAGAAGGACGGGCCTCGGAGGAGAAAGATTTCTTGACGACCGTGGAAGGGAGGGAGCTGCATAG TGTGAATCCTCCAGAAGCCCCCAAGGAACTGGTCATCCCATTGATCCAGAATGGGTCTCGAAGGCAACCAGTGGCCAAGAGCTCTAAGCCATCCTCAGAAACTAGGACTGTGTTGACATCAGATGGTGTGCTCTCCCTGGCTGTGAAGGAGCTCATTGAGG AATCCAAGAAGTctctggaggagagggagaatgCAGGTGTTGACCCCACGCTCACGATCCCCATGATCCAGAAAGGATGCACTCCCAGTGGGGAAGGACCAGACAGCGAACCTCAGGCTGAGACA GTGCCGAAGGAAGCTGACTATGAGGCAGTCCCTGTGGAGGCCTATGGGCTGGCCATGTTGCGAGGCATGGGATGGAAACCTGGCAAGGGCATCGGCAACACTTTCAGTCA AGTAGTGAAGCCCCGAGTCAACTCTCTCAGGCCCAAAGGCTTAGGGCTGGGTGCCAACCTGATGGAGGCCCAGGCCTTGACCTCCACTGGCTCTCACCACTCACCAAGACCAGATGGGGATCGAAAGAAAGATAAGGAAGGCCAGCCTCAAGGGTTGATGCCTGGAGGAGCTGTGGTGGTCCTTTCTGGCCCTTACCGGGGCCTCTATGGGAAG GTAGAAGGCCTTGATCCTGACAATGTTCGGGCCATGGTTCGTCTGGCAGCAGGCAACCGCATTGTGACTGTGAGTGAGTATTGCCTACGGCCTGTTTCTCAGCAGGAGTTTGATAGCCACGCCTCACAGCCAG GCCACGTGAGTAAAACTTCCACAGAGCAGCACAGAACAACTGGAACAGCCCTGTCATTGAAAGCCCTCCAGAATCAGGAGGACTCAAGGAGGCGGCAGAAGGATTCAGAGAGGAAGCGGAAACACTCCCCAGACAG ACAGGATGAAGCGGTGGCAAAGAGTGAGAAGGCATTCGCTAAGAACAAGCACTGGCTGCACAGGGACTTACGTGTGCGCTTCATTGACAAACTGCACAAGGGGGGCCGGTATTACAACACCAAG ATGACGATTGAAGATGTCCTCAGCCCAGATACTTGTGTGTGCCGGACAGATGAAGGCCGAGTTCTAGAAG GCGTGAGAGAAGGCATGCTGGAAACCCTGATTCCCAAGGGAGAGGGCTACCGTGTGATGGTGGTGCTGGGACCACATGCTGGAAAG GTGGGACTTCTTCTGAGTCGGGACAGCGTGCAGAGTCAGGCTTTGGTACAACTTGGGAGAGAGAATCGGGTGGTGGAGCTCCACTATGACACTATCTGCCAGTACGTGGGCCCCAGTGTCTCAGATGAAGACTGA